The following is a genomic window from Magnetococcales bacterium.
GGTGAACAGATGCAGGCCTACATGGCCGCATTCGGCATGCTGGAACGGGAAGAAGAGGGCGCCCTGGCCGCCTTCGAGGCGCTGGTGGAGAAATATCCCCAGGACAACCTGTCGGCCTTCCATTGCAAACGCCTGAAAGAGGGCCACAAAGGCAAACAGGTGGTGATGGAAGGGAAGTAGGTCACCCGCCTTTCAATATGTTTCCTTTAAGTATCAAAAAAAGGAAATATTCTGTCCTTTGACGTGTCTGTCATAAGGATTTTGTATTTTATTTGTACTGAAAAGTCAAAAAATAATAGACACGTCAAAGGAGAGAACATTTCCTTTTTTGATACTTAAAAGATTAAAAGTCAACACCCTGACTCACTCCTCCCCTTCCGTAACGTTCTCATCCAGAATGAAATCGATCGTTTCGCGAATCTCGGTACTGGCATTGCGGATTTTCAGCCGTTTGTAGGCCTTCTGACCCAGTGTTTGAATGGGAACCGCCAGAAGTGCGCTCAGAAAACTGTGGGGTGCCCCCTGTACATCGGCAAAATCGAGGAGAACGGTCTTGCCCTCCGCAATCGCCGGCATCAGATGGCGCACCCGATACTGGATGGCCGCCTGTTTATCCTCGGCATACTTGCCAAAATAGTTTTCAATCGAGAGGTAGACCTTGTTGTCCTCGTCCGCATCTCCCGATACGGAACTCTCTCGGGCCGCCTTGTCGCGCAACTCCGCCATCATGCGTTGAAAGTGCAGCGTTTCCGTCGACCTGGATAGTTTGACGAGAATCAAAACCGCCGTGCCGGGCCAACGATAGTTCAGATTTTTCCGGGTGACATCCATCGGGGAGACATGGACCAACCCGTTTCCGGATAACAGATACATGTCCGCATGCAACTTGCGCACGATATTGCTGGAGATGAACAGTCCGACCCCGGCATTGTTGGTCGCCCGATACCCGGTGGCATCGTTGAAGGTTCCGGAAACCCGAGGCTGCAAGGCATACATAATGGCCTCGGCATCATTCTCGAATACCGGGTAGGCCTGCTCCAGATGGGCTTTGATACCCATGCCCGTGTCCGCGATGAGGAATGAAAGCTCGTCGCGGGTCTTATACCAGGTAAACTGCACCAGCGAGGGAATTCGCATGGTTCGTTTGAACCGGTTGGTGAAAAACGAGGCTCCGTGTTCCACCGTATTGTAGATCAATTCAGAAACGATGTAATATAGTATATCCCGATACGAAATCTCGAACTCTTTGGTATATTCATCAATCCTGGAAAGGGCCAAGCCGACGTCCCGCGTCCCGCGAATGGCCATCAACGGCTTGAAGGGATCACCCCGAAAGCTCTGATCTTCGTTGAACAAGACCTGGGACCAGCCTCGCGCCCCCATCAGGGACCACATTTCGCCCGGAGATCCTCTTTCGGCGACTCGCTTTACGGTTATTTTTTTTCCCTTGGCGACCAACTTCCAAATGTAGGGAACCAGCAACGCCA
Proteins encoded in this region:
- a CDS encoding DUF4325 domain-containing protein yields the protein MTTIRLSPSFSFWTRDVIDFDQVLGQFVWDPADQEVEIDLTSCQTANYQALALLVPYIWKLVAKGKKITVKRVAERGSPGEMWSLMGARGWSQVLFNEDQSFRGDPFKPLMAIRGTRDVGLALSRIDEYTKEFEISYRDILYYIVSELIYNTVEHGASFFTNRFKRTMRIPSLVQFTWYKTRDELSFLIADTGMGIKAHLEQAYPVFENDAEAIMYALQPRVSGTFNDATGYRATNNAGVGLFISSNIVRKLHADMYLLSGNGLVHVSPMDVTRKNLNYRWPGTAVLILVKLSRSTETLHFQRMMAELRDKAARESSVSGDADEDNKVYLSIENYFGKYAEDKQAAIQYRVRHLMPAIAEGKTVLLDFADVQGAPHSFLSALLAVPIQTLGQKAYKRLKIRNASTEIRETIDFILDENVTEGEE